A section of the Rossellomorea marisflavi genome encodes:
- the paaB gene encoding 1,2-phenylacetyl-CoA epoxidase subunit PaaB, giving the protein MSGDKQFYQEFEVFSKRADGGVMQHQFSLLAPNHELAMIMAQENFMRREPVADIWVVKRSDVRMMTPDERGTLQRLDNKDYRNAKGYGYLKKKWRQYEQEMLDEKEIMSWGELVKKK; this is encoded by the coding sequence ATGTCAGGGGATAAGCAGTTTTATCAGGAATTCGAAGTCTTCAGCAAGCGTGCGGATGGAGGGGTCATGCAGCATCAATTCAGCCTTCTCGCTCCGAACCACGAGCTTGCCATGATCATGGCACAAGAGAATTTCATGAGACGCGAACCGGTCGCAGATATCTGGGTGGTCAAACGCTCCGATGTACGCATGATGACCCCCGATGAAAGGGGAACGTTGCAGCGGCTCGATAATAAAGATTACCGCAATGCGAAAGGCTACGGTTACCTGAAGAAAAAGTGGCGCCAATACGAGCAGGAGATGCTCGATGAAAAAGAAATCATGTCCTGGGGAGAGTTGGTGAAGAAGAAATGA